The Heliomicrobium gestii genomic sequence CTGCAAGGCGACCCCCGCGTCGTCACCTATTCGGAGGGGGAAGAACCTTTCCGCAAAGTGGTGATCGGACCGAAGACAGATGCCAAACGTCCTCGTCCGGAGGGATTCGGTGCTCCGCGCTGGGGTGAACCCCGTCGTCCACGACCGGTTCGTCCGGAGAACAGGGAATCGCAAGGAAACCGTGAACCGCGGGAGTACGGCGGATACCGGGAAAATCGGGAAGCGCGCGACGGTGCGGAGCAACGGGAGAATAAGGCCCGTCCCCATCTCTACTCGGTTGGTGAAGAGAATAAGAACGAAGGATAGTCATCTGGACAAGGAATTCCTGCTTATGTGGGTATGATTGGGAATATCACAGGAGAGAATAAAAAAGCGCTTAGGCGCTTTTTTTCCTGTATTGGGAGAGGATGTTTCGATGGTCGGCGACACGATTGCTGCTGTAGCCACTCCGCCTGGTGAAGGTGGGATAGGGATCGTGCGGGTCAGCGGTCCCGGCGCCCGGGATGTGATCAAGGCGGTGTTTTTTCCGCGTTACGGCCGTGGCGTCGACGAATGGGCTTCCCATACACTGCATTTGGGCACGATCATTCACCCGGATGATGGACGGGAGATCGACGAAGCCCTCGTCGCCTGGATGGTGGGACCGCGCACCTTTACGACGGAAGATGTGGCCGAGTTTCATTGTCACGGTGGGGCTGTGCCGGTTCGAGAGACCTTGACGGCTGTCCTCCGGGCGGGCGCCCGGTTGGCGGAGCCGGGGGAGTTTTCGCGCCGCGCTTTTTTGGGTGGCCGGTTAGACCTGGCTCAGGCCGAGGCGATCATTGAAGTGATCCGCGCCAAGACCCGTGATGGGCTCGGCGCAGCTCTATCCCAGTTGGAAGGGCAGTTGTCTCGCCGGATCGATCAAGTCCGCGCGGACATACTGGCCCTTTTGGCGCATCTGGAGGCCATGATCGATTTCCCGGAGGAGGACCTGCCGGACATGGGGAGCGAGCGGTTGCGCGTAACGGTGGTCCACATTGGGAAGCAGATCGGCGATCTTGTGGAACGGTCACGGACTGGCCGCGTGCTCCGGGAGGGGTGGCGCACGGTCATCGCCGGCCGTCCCAATGTAGGAAAATCCAGTCTGATGAACGCCTTGCTTGATGAACAGCGAGCGATCGTGACGGAGATTCCGGGGACTACCCGTGACGCCATTGAAGAATACATCGATTTGGGCGGCATTCCACTTCGGATCGTTGATACGGCCGGCATCCGTGAAACAGAGGATATCGTTGAGCGGATCGGCGTAGAGAAGACGCGGGAGTACCTTGAAAAAGCCGATCTGGTGTTGGTCGTGCTCGACGGTTCTGACGGGCTGAACCAAGAAGATGAGGCGTTGTTGCGATCGCTCGTTGACCGTCCCGCTGTCGTGCTGGTCAATAAGAGTGATCTGGCGATCCGCCGTTTGGATGATGTGCGTCTTCGTTCCCTGGTGGGGAAGATGCCGATCCTCTCGGTGTCAGCGAAAGAAGGCTGGGGATTGCAGGAACTGTCCGATCTGATCCGTTCCATGGTTTATGGTCAGGATGGCTCGACTGTTGCAGGTCGTGAGGGAGAGGGCCCGGTTACCCGCGATGGCGGCCGCTCGGCCTTGGTCACACAGGCCCGTCATCGTGAGGCGTTGGAACGGGCGGATTTCCATCTGCGGCAAGCCCTGGAGGCTGTCGATGTTGGGGCGAGTCCTGATTTTTTGACGATTGACCTGAAGGCGGCCTGGGAGGCGTTGGGTGAGATCACCGGCGATACCGTTGGAGAGGATATTTTAGATAAGATTTTTTCTTCTTTCTGTATTGGGAAGTAGGCTTGGCGACGACGATGTTGTTTCACGTGAAACATTTAAGGACCCTCACGATATTGTTTCACGTGAAACAGTGACTCCCCGATTTGGGGGTAATTGACGGTGTTGTTTTCGAAGAAATAAGGGTGGAATTGCAATGGAGTATTCAGCAGGAAGGTATGATGTGATCGTCATCGGCGCCGGCCATGCCGGTTGTGAAGCGGCATTGGCCGCAGCCCGCATGGGGGCGAAGACGCTGATTCTGACGATCAGTTGGGACAATGTGGCCCTGATGCCCTGCAATCCGGCTATCGGCGGTCCGGCAAAGGGTCATCTCGTCCGTGAGATCGACGCGCTGGGCGGACAGATGGGATTGACCATCGATGAGACCTGTATTCAGATCCGGCTCCTAAATACAGGAAAGGGCCCTGCTGTCCATGCGCTGCGAGCGCAGGCGGATAAAAAACGGTATCAACGTGAGATGATACGTGTTCTCGAACACCAGGAAAATCTTGATGTGCGGCAAGCAATGGTGGAGTCGGTGGTGGTCGAGCATGGGCGTGTTTGCGGGATACGTACAAATACGGGCGCTTTTTTCGCTGCATCTGCCGTCGTCATCACGACCGGTACATACTTGCGGGGACGAATCATCATCGGTGATCTTCATTACCCCGGCGGACCTAATGGGTATTTTCCCTCTGTCGGACTTGCGGCGTCGCTGCGTGATCTGGGTGTCCGTCTCGGTCGTTTCAAAACGGGCACACCGGCTCGTGTCGATGGGCGCACGATCGATTACAGTCAGATGGTGGAACAACCGGGTGATCGGGAACCGTTGAATTTCTCTTTTCTTTCGCCTCGAGTTGAGCGAACGCAAGTTTCCTGTTGGCTGACTTATACGACAGAGGAAACCCATCAAATCATCCGGGATAATCTTCATCGATCGCCCCTTTACGCCGGTGTGATCGAGGGCACCGGACCGCGATACTGTCCCTCAATCGAGGACAAGGTCGTCCGTTTTGCTGACAAGAAGGGTCATCAGGTCTTTATTGAACCTGAAGGGGAAGACACCCATGAGATGTATGTGCAGGGGATGTCCACGAGCCTCCCCGAAGACGTACAGGTGACCATGTTGCGATCCCTCATCGGCATGCAAGACGTCAAAGTGATTCGTCCCGGCTATGCCATTGAATATGACTATGTCGATCCGACACAGTTAAAACTATCATTGGAACATCAGGAGATCGGGGGTCTCTTTACAGCCGGTCAGATCAATGGCACTTCCGGATATGAAGAGGCCGCTGCCCAGGGGTTGATGGCGGGGATCAATGCCGCGCGACTCATCAAGGGGGATTCGCCGGTTGTATTAAAGCGATCGGACGCCTATATCGGTGTCCTTATTGATGATTTGGTCACTAAGGGGACCAATGAACCCTATCGGATGCTTACGTCGCGTGCTGAGTATCGCTTGTTGTTGCGACAGGATAATGCGGATCAACGGTTGACGGAAATTGGCCATTCCATCGGGCTGGTTGATGATCACCGGTATCAACGGTATTGCGAGAAAGTGGGATGTGTCAAACAGGAGATTGCTCGTTGGAAATCCACTTCCGTCACACCGGGAAATGGCCGTCTGCAATCGATACTGGATAACAAGCAAAGCGCCCCCCTGTCGAAGGGGGTGTCGCTGTATGACTTGTTGCGCCGTCCTGAATTGTCTTTCGATGATCTGAAGATATTATTGGATGATGATGGATCATCGCAGACAACAGATCCAGAGGTGGCTGAACAGGTTGAGATATCAGCCAAGTTTGAAGGTTATCTGTTGAAACAGCAGTCACAGGTGGAGCGTTTTAACAAGTTGGAGAATAAACGCCTTCCTGACGATCTCGATTATGCCGGGATCCACGGCCTTTCCACGGAGGCCCGACAGAAATTAAACGCCAGAAAACCGGTTTCGATCGGCCAAGCATCCCGAATCTCGGGCGTCAATCCAGCCGATATCTCCATCTTGTTGGTCTATCTGGAGCAACGGCGTCGTCTCACGCCAGTGGATGGAGGACAACCGATTGAATGACGGGAAAGAAACAGGAAAGTTAACGCACTGGGATGCTGACCAGGTCGTCCGTTTCCGCCAGTATGTCCAAATGGGCTTGGAGCAGTGGAGGATTGCCCTTTCATCGGAGAGGATTGACCAATTCACCGTCTATGCAGAAGCATTGTTGGCAACAAACGCGCATTTGAATCTGACGTCCATCACAGATCCCGAAGGTGTCGCTGAAAAACATTTTGTTGATTCTATGAGTCCCCTTCTCTTGGATTTGCCTGATACGGCGCTATCGGTGATCGATGTTGGAACGGGGGCCGGATTTCCTGGACTTCCTCTCGCGCTCATTCGATCGCAGTGGCGAGTCGTGTTGCTGGATTCCTTGCAAAAGCGTTGCCGCTTTCTGAATGAAACGACGGAACGTTTGGGATTGACTAATGTTCAGGTTGTTCACGGTCGAGCTGAGGACACCGCTCGTGTTCCTCAACTCCGTGAAAAGCATGGGTTGGTTTTTAGTCGCGCTGTAGCCAGACTTCCAGTCCTGTTGGAGTTATGCCTTCCTTTTCTTGCTGTGGGCGGTCGCTTTATTGCTTTGAAGGGGCCTGATGGGCCCACAGAGGTAGATGAAGCAAAGACAGCACTGCGTCTATTGGGCGGGGAGATTGATGATGTAAAATCAATCACACTACCGATTTCGGGGGATCGTCGAACACTGATTGCTGTTCGTAAACAAAAACCGATTTCGAACGCTTATCCTCGGAAAGCAGGAATCCCTACGCGCAAACCATTGGTGTAAATGTTTCACGTGAAACATTTACGAGTTGGCCATAGCATTGTTTCACGTGAAACATAGGCGAACATTACAGAATTGTTTCACGTGAAACAATGAATTGCGATTGTAATCGACCTACGATTGCGCCATGTGAATTCACCTTGGTTTTTGTAAAAACGAAAATATGTTCCCCGTTTATTTTCCTGTATACGGCTCTAAAGCAACGTACATAAGGTGATTCCCTTTGAAAAGGGGGTAAACTGCTTGTTGCCCTCTTTTTTCTTTTTTCAGAGGGTGCCCGATATTTCTTTGCTTGAGACCTCTGTAACATAACCCTAATGAAGGACTTGCAGTTTATTGTGTTGAACTGAATAAATGAAAAGGTGAATGACAAGGTGGTGGAAACAGTTGGCTCATATTGTCGCCGTAGCCAACCAAAAAGGTGGCGTGGCGAAGACAACGACAGCGGTCAATCTCAGTGCTTGTTTGGCTGAGTTAGGCCAAAAGGTGTTATTGGTCGATATGGATCCGCAAGGCAATGCGACGAGCGGTTCAGGAATTGATAAATTGCGTGTGCGCCATTGCATTTATGATGTGCTGATCAACGGAGCTCCCTCTGATTCCATATTATCGACAACGGATTGGGAGCGTTTTTCTGTTCTCCCGGCGACCATTCAATTGGCCGGAGCAGAAATTGAGCTGGTTTCGGCAATATCACGAGAAGTCAAGTTAAAGCGCGCCCTGGATCCGTTACGGAATCGCTTTGACTACATCATCATCGATTGTCCGCCATCGCTTGGTCTGTTAACTTTGAATTCCCTCACTGCAGCCGACTCATTGCTGATCCCCATCCAGTGCGAGTACTACGCACTGGAAGGTCTTGGTCAGTTAATGAGCACGATCAAATTGGTACAGAAGCACCTTAACAGCGATCTATCCATTCTCGGTGTATTATTAACCATGTTTGACGCGCGGACGAATCTCGCGATCCAGGTCGTCGATGAGGTAAAAAATCATTTTCATGATAAGGTATTCAGGACAATCATCCCGAGAAACGTTCGCTTGAGTGAGGCTCCTAGCCATGGTCAGCCCATCATTGTGTACGACACTCGTTCACGCGGCGCCGAGGTCTATCGGGAGTTAGCGAAGGAAGTGTTGGAACGTGGTTAAAAAAGGGATGGGTCGAGGCCTCGGAAAGGGGTTAGAAGCGTTGATTCCGGGGATAACTGCTGTAGAAGAAACGAAGATAGAAACACAAGCAGCCACAGAAGTTGAACTCAGCCGAATCGAACCAAACCGTGATCAACCGAGAAAATACTTTGACCAAGAAGCGCTAGAGGAATTGGCGCGTTCCATTGCAGAGCATGGCGTGATTCAGCCGCTGGTCGTGAGGCCCTTCGGAAAGGATCACTACCAATTGATCGTCGGGGAGCGCCGGTGGCGAGCGTGTCAGCAATTAGGAATGGTGAAAGTCCCTGTCATCATCCGTGAATGGGATGAGAAAACTGTTGCTGAGGTTGCATTGATTGAAAATATCCAACGTGAGAATCTTAATCCCATCGAGGAAGCTCTCGCTTTTCGTTCACTGATGGATGATCATCAAATGACACAAGAGCAGATGGCTAAACGGGTGGGAAAAAGCCGTTCTTACATTGCAAATTCGCTTCGCCTGCTCACATTACCCGCTTCATTGCAAGAAATGGTATCAATGGGACGTTTAACTGCAGGCCATGCCAAGGTGATCGTTAGCGTCGCCGATGTAGCGGAACAGGAAAAGTTGGCACTGCAAGGTGCTGACGAGAATTGGTCAGTACGAAGAATGGAAGAAGAAGTTCGCCTTCGAAATCAACAGATTTTCGAACGAGGTTCGGATACTGTGATTGAAAAAGCCGATACGGGTAAAGAAGGCGATGATCAATCGGTTACTTTGGATGGTGGAGCGCCAGTTACAACGAAGCCTCGTGTAAAGGCGGCGCCTCTCGCTCCAAACCCAGAAGTCTCCAGTATGGAGGAGCGGTTGCGATCCATCTTGCAGACCCAGGTGCGAATCCGTTCGAACGGTTCGACGGGATTCATCGAACTTAGTTTCTTTAGCTCCGATGAATTACAGCGACTATGTGACTACTTACTCGGATCTGAAGAGGCATAAAGGTAGTGGGCGACGGTTTTTGGTGAAAACATACACGTAACCATACATTTATAAGCCTTATGTTTCACGTGAAACATAAGGCAGAATCAGAAGCAATGTTTCACGTGAAACATACATCAGAGCAGTTGTCTGTTTTCCGTAGATCAGGAAGTCGCGAAGAAATAATGTTTCACGTGAAACAATAGGCTGCGACGGATGCAATGTTTCACGTGAATCATTCGAGCAACTGATGAGAGGATGAACCTTCGTTGATCTATATGGACAATGCAGCCACCTCCTGGCCAAAGCCGGAATCCGTCTGGGAGGCGGTGCTGCGTGTCGGAAAAACCATCGGCGCCAATCCGGGGCGGGCGGGTCACCAGATGGCCATTGACGCAGGTCGAGCCATCTACAACGC encodes the following:
- the mnmE gene encoding tRNA uridine-5-carboxymethylaminomethyl(34) synthesis GTPase MnmE, with amino-acid sequence MVGDTIAAVATPPGEGGIGIVRVSGPGARDVIKAVFFPRYGRGVDEWASHTLHLGTIIHPDDGREIDEALVAWMVGPRTFTTEDVAEFHCHGGAVPVRETLTAVLRAGARLAEPGEFSRRAFLGGRLDLAQAEAIIEVIRAKTRDGLGAALSQLEGQLSRRIDQVRADILALLAHLEAMIDFPEEDLPDMGSERLRVTVVHIGKQIGDLVERSRTGRVLREGWRTVIAGRPNVGKSSLMNALLDEQRAIVTEIPGTTRDAIEEYIDLGGIPLRIVDTAGIRETEDIVERIGVEKTREYLEKADLVLVVLDGSDGLNQEDEALLRSLVDRPAVVLVNKSDLAIRRLDDVRLRSLVGKMPILSVSAKEGWGLQELSDLIRSMVYGQDGSTVAGREGEGPVTRDGGRSALVTQARHREALERADFHLRQALEAVDVGASPDFLTIDLKAAWEALGEITGDTVGEDILDKIFSSFCIGK
- the mnmG gene encoding tRNA uridine-5-carboxymethylaminomethyl(34) synthesis enzyme MnmG; this encodes MEYSAGRYDVIVIGAGHAGCEAALAAARMGAKTLILTISWDNVALMPCNPAIGGPAKGHLVREIDALGGQMGLTIDETCIQIRLLNTGKGPAVHALRAQADKKRYQREMIRVLEHQENLDVRQAMVESVVVEHGRVCGIRTNTGAFFAASAVVITTGTYLRGRIIIGDLHYPGGPNGYFPSVGLAASLRDLGVRLGRFKTGTPARVDGRTIDYSQMVEQPGDREPLNFSFLSPRVERTQVSCWLTYTTEETHQIIRDNLHRSPLYAGVIEGTGPRYCPSIEDKVVRFADKKGHQVFIEPEGEDTHEMYVQGMSTSLPEDVQVTMLRSLIGMQDVKVIRPGYAIEYDYVDPTQLKLSLEHQEIGGLFTAGQINGTSGYEEAAAQGLMAGINAARLIKGDSPVVLKRSDAYIGVLIDDLVTKGTNEPYRMLTSRAEYRLLLRQDNADQRLTEIGHSIGLVDDHRYQRYCEKVGCVKQEIARWKSTSVTPGNGRLQSILDNKQSAPLSKGVSLYDLLRRPELSFDDLKILLDDDGSSQTTDPEVAEQVEISAKFEGYLLKQQSQVERFNKLENKRLPDDLDYAGIHGLSTEARQKLNARKPVSIGQASRISGVNPADISILLVYLEQRRRLTPVDGGQPIE
- the rsmG gene encoding 16S rRNA (guanine(527)-N(7))-methyltransferase RsmG, with amino-acid sequence MNDGKETGKLTHWDADQVVRFRQYVQMGLEQWRIALSSERIDQFTVYAEALLATNAHLNLTSITDPEGVAEKHFVDSMSPLLLDLPDTALSVIDVGTGAGFPGLPLALIRSQWRVVLLDSLQKRCRFLNETTERLGLTNVQVVHGRAEDTARVPQLREKHGLVFSRAVARLPVLLELCLPFLAVGGRFIALKGPDGPTEVDEAKTALRLLGGEIDDVKSITLPISGDRRTLIAVRKQKPISNAYPRKAGIPTRKPLV
- a CDS encoding ParA family protein; protein product: MTRWWKQLAHIVAVANQKGGVAKTTTAVNLSACLAELGQKVLLVDMDPQGNATSGSGIDKLRVRHCIYDVLINGAPSDSILSTTDWERFSVLPATIQLAGAEIELVSAISREVKLKRALDPLRNRFDYIIIDCPPSLGLLTLNSLTAADSLLIPIQCEYYALEGLGQLMSTIKLVQKHLNSDLSILGVLLTMFDARTNLAIQVVDEVKNHFHDKVFRTIIPRNVRLSEAPSHGQPIIVYDTRSRGAEVYRELAKEVLERG
- a CDS encoding ParB/RepB/Spo0J family partition protein translates to MVKKGMGRGLGKGLEALIPGITAVEETKIETQAATEVELSRIEPNRDQPRKYFDQEALEELARSIAEHGVIQPLVVRPFGKDHYQLIVGERRWRACQQLGMVKVPVIIREWDEKTVAEVALIENIQRENLNPIEEALAFRSLMDDHQMTQEQMAKRVGKSRSYIANSLRLLTLPASLQEMVSMGRLTAGHAKVIVSVADVAEQEKLALQGADENWSVRRMEEEVRLRNQQIFERGSDTVIEKADTGKEGDDQSVTLDGGAPVTTKPRVKAAPLAPNPEVSSMEERLRSILQTQVRIRSNGSTGFIELSFFSSDELQRLCDYLLGSEEA